One Cryptomeria japonica chromosome 9, Sugi_1.0, whole genome shotgun sequence genomic window carries:
- the LOC131078089 gene encoding pleiotropic drug resistance protein 1 isoform X1: MSRSLSSNSFRSAVSVSSSFRRRNDEEEDLIWAAIEKLPTYDRLRTSILQDTYHSHSQQIDVTNLHQHGRQQLIDRLVKVADQDNQVFLRKLRERLDRVGVILPEIEIRFEELNVSASVYMGSRALPTLINWSFNMLEDVLGSLGLCKTKKKTLRILRNVSGIIKPGRMTLLLGPPSSGKTTLLLGLAGKLDTTLQVTGQVTYNGHSMKEFVAQRTCAYISQQDVHMGELSVRQTLDFASRCQGTGSRYDILSELSRREKEHGVKPDPDIDAFMKASAITGQKSNIMTDYVLKILGLDICADTIVGDKMRRGISGGQKKRVTTGEMMVGSAKAFLMDEISNGLDSSTTYQIIQCLCHYVHIMNSTMVISLLQPAPEVFNLFDDVILLSEGNLVYHGPSQSILEFFHSMGFQCPERKDVAGFLQEVTSPKDQQQYWWKTTQEYRYVSVKEFAQAFKRFHEGEKLSQELSIPFDKSQCHPGALTKEKYGLSKGDLFKACFDRQFILMKKNSGVHIFKLFQISMVASLSTSIFFRTRMHHRNVADGSMYIGALFLALVLNMFNGISELAIILDKLPVFYKQRDLMFYPAWAYSIPIWITQIPVSLLESFVWVALTYYGIGYAPSPSRFFRQFLLLAVLHQTGLVLFHFIASVTRTVIIGNTCGVFALFMIFVLGGFIVSKEDIKGWWIWCYWLSPLTYAQNAISVNEFLATRWQTKTRKANRTNLQPHENIGVRFLKSRGLFTDSNWYWIGVGALIGFIVVLNLLFTLALQYLNPVGKTQPLVVENEELIDEQGKEMQALSLSGSKQAEIQNTGKISGGSSNLSTSSRREAGKKGMVLPFQPLSLTFHNVNYHVDMPAEMKREGVGEERLQLLRSVSGYFRPGVLTALVGVSGAGKTTLMDVLAGRKTTGHIEGSITISGFPKKQQTFARISGYCEQADIHSPCVTIYESLVYSVWLRLSRDVESETRTMFVEEVLKLIELDNVRDGLVGLPGVNGLSTEQRKRLTIGVELVANPSIIFMDEPTSGLDARAAAVVMRAVRNTVDTGRTVVCTIHQPSIEIFEAFDELILMKRGGEITYAGPLGRHSQTLIDYLEMIEGVPKITEGLNPATWMLDVTSHGMESRFGIDFAELYKRSSLYRQNEIMIEELSKPAGGSKDLHFNSEFAQPFVVQMLACLWKQHWSYWRNPQYNVVRFLFTFTCALLFGTVFWRMGSKIELEQDILNSMGSMFTAVLFLGYSNIISVLPVVDVERTVFYREKASGMYHPFAYALAQVFIEVPYIFVQTVMYGLIVYTMMDFIWSTTKFFWFFFCILFTFIYYTYYGMTTVALTSNASLASIFSTGFLAIWMLFGGFLIPRPRLPVWWRWYYWASPFAWTMYGLVASQFGDVSEELVLADGTKQQVKEFLRTQFGYEHNFLGYVAAALIGFGLLFALTFAFSIKTLNFQNR; the protein is encoded by the exons atgtcGAGGAGTTTGAGCTCCAATTCGTTTAGAAGTGCAGTTTCAGTCTCCTCCTCCTTCAGAAGACGCAACGATGAGGAAGAAGACCTCATATGGGCTGCCATAGAGAAGCTCCCCACCTATGACCGCTTGAGAACCTCCATTCTCCAAGATACCTACCACTCCCACTCCCAACAGATAGATGTTACAAATCTCCACCAACATGGTCGACAACAACTGATTGACAGGCTGGTTAAAGTAGCAGATCAGGATAACCAAGTCTTTCTCAGAAAGCTTCGCGAGAGGCTCGATCG AGTTGGGGTCATCTTACCCGAAATTGAAATCCGTTTTGAGGAGCTCAACGTTTCAGCTAGTGTCTACATGGGCAGTCGCGCATTGCCAACCCTAATTAATTGGAGCTTTAATATGTTAGAG GATGTCTTGGGATCACTTGGGCTCTGTAAAACCAAGAAGAAAACGTTGAGGATTCTAAGGAATGTTAGCGGTATAATAAAACCCGGAAG GATGACCCTTCTTCTCGGCCCGCCTTCCTCGGGTAAAACTACTTTATTATTGGGTCTGGCTGGAAAATTGGACACGACTCTCCAG GTTACAGGACAAGTAACCTATAATGGACATTCAATGAAGGAATTTGTGGCACAACGAACTTGTGCTTACATAAGTCAGCAAGATGTGCATATGGGAGAGTTAAGTGTACGCCAAACCTTAGACTTCGCCTCTCGATGCCAAGGCACAGGTTCAAGATACG ATATTTTAAGCGAGCTCTCGAGACGAGAAAAGGAGCATGGAGTGAAGCCAGATCCTGACATTGATGCATTTATGAAG GCATCAGCAATTACAGGACAGAAATCCAACATAATGACTGACTATGTCTTGAAG ATTTTAGGGTTAGACATATGCGCAGACACAATAGTAGGAGATAAGATGCGCAGAGGCATTTCAGGAGGTCAGAAGAAAAGAGTGACAACAGGGGAGATGATGGTGGGATCTGCCAAAGCTTTTCTAATGGACGAGATATCCAATGGGTTGGACAGCTCCACCACATATCAGATTATTCAATGCTTATGCCACTATGTTCACATTATGAATTCAACAATGGTGATTTCTCTTCTGCAACCAGCCCCGGAAGTGTTCAATCTTTTCGACGACGTGATTCTTCTATCAGAGGGCAATCTGGTTTACCATGGACCTTCACAATCCATTCTTGAATTTTTTCACTCAATGGGTTTTCAATGCCCTGAAAGGAAAGATGTTGCAGGTTTCTTGCAAGAG GTAACGTCACCTAAAGACCAACAACAGTACTGGTGGAAGACGACCCAGGAATACAGATATGTGTCAGTTAAGGAGTTTGCGCAAGCATTTAAAAGATTTCATGAAGGAGAGAAACTTTCACAAGAACTGTCAATACCATTTGATAAAAGCCAATGTCATCCCGGAGCTCTCACTAAAGAAAAATATGGTTTAAGCAAAGGAGATCTTTTTAAAGCATGTTTTGATAGACAATTCATACTAATGAAGAAGAATTCCGGTGTGCACATATTCAAGTTATTCCAG ATAAGTATGgtggcatctctgtcaacatcaATTTTCTTTCGTACACGTATGCATCATAGAAATGTGGCGGACGGGTCCATGTACATTGGAGCTTTGTTTTTGGCTCTGGTCCTTAATATGTTCAATGGTATTTCAGAATTGGCAATCATACTTGATAAGCTTCCAGTTTTCTACAAGCAGAGAGATTTGATGTTCTACCCTGCCTGGGCCTACTCCATCCCGATTTGGATTACTCAAATTCCTGTTTCCTTGCTAGAGTCCTTTGTATGGGTGGCTCTTACGTACTATGGGATTGGTTATGCTCCCAGTCCCAGCAG GTTTTTTCGACAGTTTTTACTATTGGCGGTTCTCCATCAGACTGGGCTAGTGCTGTTTCACTTCATAGCTTCAGTTACAAGGACTGTAATAATTGGCAACACTTGCGGTGTGTTTGCACTTTTCATGATCTTCGTCCTAGGTGGTTTCATCGTGTCAAAAG AGGATATCAAAGGGTGGTGGATATGGTGTTACTGGTTATCTCCTCTCACTTATGCTCAAAATGCTATTTCAGTAAACGAGTTCTTAGCAACCAGGTGGCAAACG AAAACTAGAAAGGCTAACAGAACCAATTTGCAGCCGCATGAGAATATTGGCGTGAGATTTCTAAAATCTCGAGGACTTTTCACGGATAGCAACTGGTACTGGATAGGTGTTGGAGCACTCATTGGTTTCATTGTCGTTCTGAACTTGCTGTTCACTCTAGCTTTGCAGTATCTCAACC CTGTTGGAAAAACCCAACCATTAGTCGTTGAAAATGAGGAGTTGATAGACGAACAGGGTAAGGAAATGCAAGCCCTTTCGTTAAGTGGATCGAAACAAGCTGAAATCCAAAATACTG GGAAAATTTCAGGAGGAAGTAGCAACTTGTCAACCTCGAGCAGAAGGGAAGCTGGAAAGAAGGGAATGGTGTTACCTTTCCAACCCTTGTCCTTGACATTTCACAATGTCAACTACCATGTCGATATGCCTGCA GAGATGAAGAGAGAGGGAGTTGGCGAAGAGAGGCTCCAGTTATTGCGCAGTGTGAGTGGATATTTCAGGCCGGGAGTGCTCACAGCTTTAGTAGGAGTGAGTGGAGCTGGAAAAACCACCTTAATGGATGTTCTTGCGGGCAGAAAAACTACTGGGCATATTGAAGGATCCATCACTATCTCTGGCTTTCCCAAGAAACAGCAAACCTTTGCACGGATTTCTGGTTACTGCGAACAAGCTGATATTCATTCCCCCTGCGTCACAATCTATGAATCTCTCGTTTATTCTGTCTGGCTACGCCTTTCACGAGACGTTGAATCTGAAACAAGAACG ATGTTTGTTGAGGAAGTATTGAAACTCATAGAGCTGGATAACGTAAGGGACGGTCTTGTGGGTCTCCCTGGAGTGAATGGATTGTCTACAGAACAGAGAAAGAGATTGACAATTGGAGTGGAACTTGTAGCGAATCCTTCCATAATTTTTATGGATGAGCCCACTTCGGGTCTGGATGCAAGGGCTGCTGCTGTCGTTATGAGAGCTGTTCGGAACACGGTGGATACAGGCCGAACAGTTGTGTGCACCATTCATCAGCCAAGCATTGAAATATTTGAAGCCTTCGATGAG TTGATATTGATGAAGCGAGGAGGGGAGATAACCTACGCGGGCCCTCTTGGTCGCCACTCGCAAACGCTAATTGATTATCTTGAGATGATTGAGGGAGTTCCCAAAATCACAGAGGGGCTAAACCCTGCAACATGGATGCTCGATGTTACCTCTCACGGAATGGAATCTCGTTTTGGGATTGACTTTGCCGAACTCTATAAGAGATCATCCCTATACAG GCAAAACGAAATCATGATTGAAGAGCTAAGCAAACCTGCTGGAGGATCCAAAGATTTACATTTCAATTCAGAATTCGCACAGCCATTTGTAGTTCAAATGCTGGCCTGTTTGTGGAAGCAACATTGGTCTTACTGGCGAAATCCCCAATACAACGTTGTTAGATTCTTATTCACCTTTACATGTGCTCTACTCTTCGGCACAGTTTTCTGGAGAATGGGAAGCAAGAT AGAACTGGAGCAAGATATTCTCAATTCGATGGGATCCATGTTTACCGCAGTTCTGTTTCTGGGTTACAGCAATATAATTTCTGTTCTGCCTGTAGTTGACGTGGAAAGAACAGTTTTCTACAGGGAAAAGGCTTCAGGAATGTATCATCCTTTCGCTTATGCGTTGGCTCAA GTATTCATTGAAGTGCCATACATATTTGTGCAGACAGTAATGTATGGTTTGATTGTTTATACAATGATGGATTTCATATGGAGTACCACAAAATTCTTCTGGTTTTTCTTTTGCATATTGTTTACGTTCATTTACTATACCTACTATGGAATGACGACAGTGGCCCTCACTTCTAATGCAAGTTTGGCTTCAATCTTCTCAACCGGTTTCCTTGCAATCTGGATGCTTTTTGGTGGCTTCTTAATTCCACGCCCG AGACTTCCAGTGTGGTGGAGATGGTATTATTGGGCATCGCCCTTTGCGTGGACAATGTATGGTTTGGTAGCGTCACAGTTTGGGGATGTTTCAGAGGAACTGGTTTTGGCAGATGGAACGAAACAACAGGTTAAGGAATTCTTGAGAACCCAGTTCGGTTATGAGCATAATTTTTTAGGATATGTTGCTGCCGCTTTAATTGGCTTCGGGCTCTTGTTCGCTTTGACATTTGCCTTTAGCATTAAGACTCTCAATTTCCAAAACAGGTAA
- the LOC131078089 gene encoding pleiotropic drug resistance protein 1 isoform X2 encodes MSRSLSSNSFRSAVSVSSSFRRRNDEEEDLIWAAIEKLPTYDRLRTSILQDTYHSHSQQIDVTNLHQHGRQQLIDRLVKVADQDNQVFLRKLRERLDRVGVILPEIEIRFEELNVSASVYMGSRALPTLINWSFNMLEDVLGSLGLCKTKKKTLRILRNVSGIIKPGRMTLLLGPPSSGKTTLLLGLAGKLDTTLQVTGQVTYNGHSMKEFVAQRTCAYISQQDVHMGELSVRQTLDFASRCQGTGSRYDILSELSRREKEHGVKPDPDIDAFMKASAITGQKSNIMTDYVLKILGLDICADTIVGDKMRRGISGGQKKRVTTGEMMVGSAKAFLMDEISNGLDSSTTYQIIQCLCHYVHIMNSTMVISLLQPAPEVFNLFDDVILLSEGNLVYHGPSQSILEFFHSMGFQCPERKDVAGFLQEVTSPKDQQQYWWKTTQEYRYVSVKEFAQAFKRFHEGEKLSQELSIPFDKSQCHPGALTKEKYGLSKGDLFKACFDRQFILMKKNSGVHIFKLFQISMVASLSTSIFFRTRMHHRNVADGSMYIGALFLALVLNMFNGISELAIILDKLPVFYKQRDLMFYPAWAYSIPIWITQIPVSLLESFVWVALTYYGIGYAPSPSRFFRQFLLLAVLHQTGLVLFHFIASVTRTVIIGNTCGVFALFMIFVLGGFIVSKEDIKGWWIWCYWLSPLTYAQNAISVNEFLATRWQTPHENIGVRFLKSRGLFTDSNWYWIGVGALIGFIVVLNLLFTLALQYLNPVGKTQPLVVENEELIDEQGKEMQALSLSGSKQAEIQNTGKISGGSSNLSTSSRREAGKKGMVLPFQPLSLTFHNVNYHVDMPAEMKREGVGEERLQLLRSVSGYFRPGVLTALVGVSGAGKTTLMDVLAGRKTTGHIEGSITISGFPKKQQTFARISGYCEQADIHSPCVTIYESLVYSVWLRLSRDVESETRTMFVEEVLKLIELDNVRDGLVGLPGVNGLSTEQRKRLTIGVELVANPSIIFMDEPTSGLDARAAAVVMRAVRNTVDTGRTVVCTIHQPSIEIFEAFDELILMKRGGEITYAGPLGRHSQTLIDYLEMIEGVPKITEGLNPATWMLDVTSHGMESRFGIDFAELYKRSSLYRQNEIMIEELSKPAGGSKDLHFNSEFAQPFVVQMLACLWKQHWSYWRNPQYNVVRFLFTFTCALLFGTVFWRMGSKIELEQDILNSMGSMFTAVLFLGYSNIISVLPVVDVERTVFYREKASGMYHPFAYALAQVFIEVPYIFVQTVMYGLIVYTMMDFIWSTTKFFWFFFCILFTFIYYTYYGMTTVALTSNASLASIFSTGFLAIWMLFGGFLIPRPRLPVWWRWYYWASPFAWTMYGLVASQFGDVSEELVLADGTKQQVKEFLRTQFGYEHNFLGYVAAALIGFGLLFALTFAFSIKTLNFQNR; translated from the exons atgtcGAGGAGTTTGAGCTCCAATTCGTTTAGAAGTGCAGTTTCAGTCTCCTCCTCCTTCAGAAGACGCAACGATGAGGAAGAAGACCTCATATGGGCTGCCATAGAGAAGCTCCCCACCTATGACCGCTTGAGAACCTCCATTCTCCAAGATACCTACCACTCCCACTCCCAACAGATAGATGTTACAAATCTCCACCAACATGGTCGACAACAACTGATTGACAGGCTGGTTAAAGTAGCAGATCAGGATAACCAAGTCTTTCTCAGAAAGCTTCGCGAGAGGCTCGATCG AGTTGGGGTCATCTTACCCGAAATTGAAATCCGTTTTGAGGAGCTCAACGTTTCAGCTAGTGTCTACATGGGCAGTCGCGCATTGCCAACCCTAATTAATTGGAGCTTTAATATGTTAGAG GATGTCTTGGGATCACTTGGGCTCTGTAAAACCAAGAAGAAAACGTTGAGGATTCTAAGGAATGTTAGCGGTATAATAAAACCCGGAAG GATGACCCTTCTTCTCGGCCCGCCTTCCTCGGGTAAAACTACTTTATTATTGGGTCTGGCTGGAAAATTGGACACGACTCTCCAG GTTACAGGACAAGTAACCTATAATGGACATTCAATGAAGGAATTTGTGGCACAACGAACTTGTGCTTACATAAGTCAGCAAGATGTGCATATGGGAGAGTTAAGTGTACGCCAAACCTTAGACTTCGCCTCTCGATGCCAAGGCACAGGTTCAAGATACG ATATTTTAAGCGAGCTCTCGAGACGAGAAAAGGAGCATGGAGTGAAGCCAGATCCTGACATTGATGCATTTATGAAG GCATCAGCAATTACAGGACAGAAATCCAACATAATGACTGACTATGTCTTGAAG ATTTTAGGGTTAGACATATGCGCAGACACAATAGTAGGAGATAAGATGCGCAGAGGCATTTCAGGAGGTCAGAAGAAAAGAGTGACAACAGGGGAGATGATGGTGGGATCTGCCAAAGCTTTTCTAATGGACGAGATATCCAATGGGTTGGACAGCTCCACCACATATCAGATTATTCAATGCTTATGCCACTATGTTCACATTATGAATTCAACAATGGTGATTTCTCTTCTGCAACCAGCCCCGGAAGTGTTCAATCTTTTCGACGACGTGATTCTTCTATCAGAGGGCAATCTGGTTTACCATGGACCTTCACAATCCATTCTTGAATTTTTTCACTCAATGGGTTTTCAATGCCCTGAAAGGAAAGATGTTGCAGGTTTCTTGCAAGAG GTAACGTCACCTAAAGACCAACAACAGTACTGGTGGAAGACGACCCAGGAATACAGATATGTGTCAGTTAAGGAGTTTGCGCAAGCATTTAAAAGATTTCATGAAGGAGAGAAACTTTCACAAGAACTGTCAATACCATTTGATAAAAGCCAATGTCATCCCGGAGCTCTCACTAAAGAAAAATATGGTTTAAGCAAAGGAGATCTTTTTAAAGCATGTTTTGATAGACAATTCATACTAATGAAGAAGAATTCCGGTGTGCACATATTCAAGTTATTCCAG ATAAGTATGgtggcatctctgtcaacatcaATTTTCTTTCGTACACGTATGCATCATAGAAATGTGGCGGACGGGTCCATGTACATTGGAGCTTTGTTTTTGGCTCTGGTCCTTAATATGTTCAATGGTATTTCAGAATTGGCAATCATACTTGATAAGCTTCCAGTTTTCTACAAGCAGAGAGATTTGATGTTCTACCCTGCCTGGGCCTACTCCATCCCGATTTGGATTACTCAAATTCCTGTTTCCTTGCTAGAGTCCTTTGTATGGGTGGCTCTTACGTACTATGGGATTGGTTATGCTCCCAGTCCCAGCAG GTTTTTTCGACAGTTTTTACTATTGGCGGTTCTCCATCAGACTGGGCTAGTGCTGTTTCACTTCATAGCTTCAGTTACAAGGACTGTAATAATTGGCAACACTTGCGGTGTGTTTGCACTTTTCATGATCTTCGTCCTAGGTGGTTTCATCGTGTCAAAAG AGGATATCAAAGGGTGGTGGATATGGTGTTACTGGTTATCTCCTCTCACTTATGCTCAAAATGCTATTTCAGTAAACGAGTTCTTAGCAACCAGGTGGCAAACG CCGCATGAGAATATTGGCGTGAGATTTCTAAAATCTCGAGGACTTTTCACGGATAGCAACTGGTACTGGATAGGTGTTGGAGCACTCATTGGTTTCATTGTCGTTCTGAACTTGCTGTTCACTCTAGCTTTGCAGTATCTCAACC CTGTTGGAAAAACCCAACCATTAGTCGTTGAAAATGAGGAGTTGATAGACGAACAGGGTAAGGAAATGCAAGCCCTTTCGTTAAGTGGATCGAAACAAGCTGAAATCCAAAATACTG GGAAAATTTCAGGAGGAAGTAGCAACTTGTCAACCTCGAGCAGAAGGGAAGCTGGAAAGAAGGGAATGGTGTTACCTTTCCAACCCTTGTCCTTGACATTTCACAATGTCAACTACCATGTCGATATGCCTGCA GAGATGAAGAGAGAGGGAGTTGGCGAAGAGAGGCTCCAGTTATTGCGCAGTGTGAGTGGATATTTCAGGCCGGGAGTGCTCACAGCTTTAGTAGGAGTGAGTGGAGCTGGAAAAACCACCTTAATGGATGTTCTTGCGGGCAGAAAAACTACTGGGCATATTGAAGGATCCATCACTATCTCTGGCTTTCCCAAGAAACAGCAAACCTTTGCACGGATTTCTGGTTACTGCGAACAAGCTGATATTCATTCCCCCTGCGTCACAATCTATGAATCTCTCGTTTATTCTGTCTGGCTACGCCTTTCACGAGACGTTGAATCTGAAACAAGAACG ATGTTTGTTGAGGAAGTATTGAAACTCATAGAGCTGGATAACGTAAGGGACGGTCTTGTGGGTCTCCCTGGAGTGAATGGATTGTCTACAGAACAGAGAAAGAGATTGACAATTGGAGTGGAACTTGTAGCGAATCCTTCCATAATTTTTATGGATGAGCCCACTTCGGGTCTGGATGCAAGGGCTGCTGCTGTCGTTATGAGAGCTGTTCGGAACACGGTGGATACAGGCCGAACAGTTGTGTGCACCATTCATCAGCCAAGCATTGAAATATTTGAAGCCTTCGATGAG TTGATATTGATGAAGCGAGGAGGGGAGATAACCTACGCGGGCCCTCTTGGTCGCCACTCGCAAACGCTAATTGATTATCTTGAGATGATTGAGGGAGTTCCCAAAATCACAGAGGGGCTAAACCCTGCAACATGGATGCTCGATGTTACCTCTCACGGAATGGAATCTCGTTTTGGGATTGACTTTGCCGAACTCTATAAGAGATCATCCCTATACAG GCAAAACGAAATCATGATTGAAGAGCTAAGCAAACCTGCTGGAGGATCCAAAGATTTACATTTCAATTCAGAATTCGCACAGCCATTTGTAGTTCAAATGCTGGCCTGTTTGTGGAAGCAACATTGGTCTTACTGGCGAAATCCCCAATACAACGTTGTTAGATTCTTATTCACCTTTACATGTGCTCTACTCTTCGGCACAGTTTTCTGGAGAATGGGAAGCAAGAT AGAACTGGAGCAAGATATTCTCAATTCGATGGGATCCATGTTTACCGCAGTTCTGTTTCTGGGTTACAGCAATATAATTTCTGTTCTGCCTGTAGTTGACGTGGAAAGAACAGTTTTCTACAGGGAAAAGGCTTCAGGAATGTATCATCCTTTCGCTTATGCGTTGGCTCAA GTATTCATTGAAGTGCCATACATATTTGTGCAGACAGTAATGTATGGTTTGATTGTTTATACAATGATGGATTTCATATGGAGTACCACAAAATTCTTCTGGTTTTTCTTTTGCATATTGTTTACGTTCATTTACTATACCTACTATGGAATGACGACAGTGGCCCTCACTTCTAATGCAAGTTTGGCTTCAATCTTCTCAACCGGTTTCCTTGCAATCTGGATGCTTTTTGGTGGCTTCTTAATTCCACGCCCG AGACTTCCAGTGTGGTGGAGATGGTATTATTGGGCATCGCCCTTTGCGTGGACAATGTATGGTTTGGTAGCGTCACAGTTTGGGGATGTTTCAGAGGAACTGGTTTTGGCAGATGGAACGAAACAACAGGTTAAGGAATTCTTGAGAACCCAGTTCGGTTATGAGCATAATTTTTTAGGATATGTTGCTGCCGCTTTAATTGGCTTCGGGCTCTTGTTCGCTTTGACATTTGCCTTTAGCATTAAGACTCTCAATTTCCAAAACAGGTAA